Genomic DNA from Desulfurivibrio alkaliphilus AHT 2:
TTCATCGGTCGCGGCCGGTGTTCCCGGCCGGCCATCGGCGCCGGCAGGCGGCGGCTCGAGCAACGCGCCGGATTCATCCGCCACAGCCTCATCCGCCGAGGCACGATCAAGGGTGGACAAGCCGGAGAGGGCCAGGTAGGGGCGAATCGCCTCCAGGGTGCGGGGGCCGATGGCCGGGCTGGCCAGCAACTCCTCGATCTCGCTAAACGGCCCTTGCTCCCGGCGCAGATCGACGATGGCCCGAGCCCGAACCTCGCCGATAAAGGGCAGCTCCTGCAACTCGGCCATCCCGGCGGTGTTGATATTGACTTGGCCGGCCAGGGAAGCCAAGGCCGGCCCCGCCGCCGGTCCCCAACCGGCGAAGGCCAGCAGCAGCAAACAAAGCCACAGGCTCCGGCGCCACCGCCCCGGTCGACCACCAGGCCGCCGCCACCCGTTCCCCCCTTCACTCCCGCCGATTTTCCTGCCACCATCATTAACTTTCTGCATGATCATCAGCCCCCTTATCTGCCTTGCCCCGCTTTGCCCTGCCTTTCTCGGCCTTTCCCAACCTTTTGCCCCCATTGCCAAACCCGCCCCAAAAAACCTCACAATCGCCCGTAGTTATCTTCAAAGCGCACGATATCATCCTCGCCCAGGTAGCTGCCCGACTGCACTTCGATCATCTCCACCGGGATATTGCCGGGGTTTTCCAGCCGGTGCGGGGTGCCCAGAGGGATGTAGGTGGATTGGTTTTCGCCCACCAGCATCACCTCCTCGCCCCTGGTGATCCGGGCCGTGCCGCGCACCACCACCCAGTGTTCGGCGCGATGGTGGTGCATCTGCAGCGACAGGGAGGCGCCGGGGTTGACGGTGATCCGTTTCACCTGGTAACGCTCGCCCCGGTCGATCCCTTCGTAACTGCCCCAGGGGCGGTAAACCCGGCGGTGGGTAAGGTGTTCGCAACGGTTGCGGGCCTTGAGTTCGCCGACGATCTGCTTGACCTCCTGCACCCGGTCTTTGTGGGCCACCAGGACGGTGTCGGCGGTTTCCACCACCACCAGGTTTTCCACCCCGATCCCCACCAGCAGGCGCTCCTGGGCGTAAAAGTAGGAGTTGGCGCTCTGGTAGAGCATGACATCGCCCTGGCAGGCGTTGCCCTGTTCATCGTGGGGCTGCACCTCCCACAAGGCCGACCAGGAACCCACGTCGGACCAGCCCGCCGCCAGCGGAATCACCACCGCCTGCTCGCCGGCCTTTTCCATAACCGCGTAGTCGATGGAATCCGCCGGGCAGGCGGCAAAATCCTCTTTGCCCACCCGGAAAAAATCATGGTCCCGACTACCGGCGGCCCAGGCCCGGCGGCAAGCCGCCAGCATTTCCGGCGCCTGCTCTTCCAGCCGGGCCAGCCAGGTTCGGGCGCTGAAGAGAAACATGCCGCTGTTCCACAGGTATTCGCCGCTGGCCAGGTAACGGCGGGCCGTGGCGGCATCGGGTTTTTCCACGAACTGTTCGATGGCGAAAGCATCGCCGGCGGCCTCGCCTTTCTTGATGTAGCCGTAGCCGGTTTCCGCCGCCGCCGGCACGATACCGAAGGTGACCAGCCGGCCGGCCTTGGCCGGCGCCAGCCCTTGCCGGATCGCCGCCTGCAACGCAAGCTGATCCTTGATCACGTGGTCCGCCGGCATCACCAACAGAATATCCTCCGCCTCGGCGCTCAAGGCCGCCAAGGTGACGGCGGGGGCGGTATTGCGCCCCACCGGCTCCAGCAGGATGGTGGCCTGCTCGACCCCGATCCGGCGCAGTTGTTCGGCCACCAGAAAGCGGTGTTCCTCGTTGCAGATCACCAGCGGGGGAGCCAGCGGCAGGGGCTCGCCGGGGCCATCAATACCATCGAGGCGGCGCACCGTTTCCTGGAGCATGGTCAGCTCACCGGCCAGGGGCAGCAGTTGCTTGGGATAAAGCTCGCGGGACAGAGGCCAGAGCCGGGTGCCGGAGCCGCCGGAGAGAATTACGGGAATCAGCATTGTTTTTCTCCTGCCGAAAGAATCAAGGCTTGCAGGCGCGCCACCTGCTCCTGCAACAGGGCGGCATCGCCCCGGGTTTCCACGTTGAGGCGCAACAGGGGTTCGGTGTTGGAGGAGCGCAGGTTAAAGCGCCAGGCACCGAAATCCATGCTCAGGCCGTCGGTGTAATCTTCCGCCGGCCCGAATTCGCGGTAATATTGGGTCACTGCGGCCCTTGCGGCGGCCGGGTCGGCAAGGCGGAAGTTAAGCTCGCCGCTGCAGGGGTAGCGGTTGATCCGCTCCGCCACCAGGGCGGACAAGGGCCGGTCGGTCGAGGAGAGTTGTTCGACCACCAGCAGCCAGGGAAGCATGCCGGAGTCGCAATAGGCGAAATCCCGGAAATAATGGTGGGCGGACATCTCGCCGCCATAGACCGCGTTTTCCGCCCGCATCCGCTCCTTGATGAAAGCGTGGCCGGTCTTGCTCGCCACCGGCACGCCGCCGGCCTGCTCCACCAGCTCCACGGTGTTCCAGTAGAGCCGGGGGTCGTGGATGATTTTGGCGCCTGGGCTGTGCCGCAGTATCTGCGCCGCCAGCAGGCCCACCAGGTAATAGCCTTCAATAAAGTTACCCTGCTCGTCGAAGAAAAAGCAGCGATCGCCGTCGCCGTCCCAGGCCACCCCCAGATCGGCACCGTGGCGGCGGACGGCCTCGGCGGTGGCCTCCCGGTTGGTCGGCAACAGCGGGTTGGGCACCCCGTTGGGGAAAGTGCCGTCGGGCTGGTGGTTGATCCGGCTGACTTGCAGGGGCAGCCGGGCGGCAATGGCGTCGAAAATCGGCCCGGCGGCGCCGTTGCCGGCATTGACCAACAGGTGCAGGGGCTTGAGGCGATCCACCCTGACCAGTTCCAACAGCCGGGCAACGTAGTCGGCGGTGACCTCCCAAGGGCGGTTGCGCCCCGGTTGCGATACCGGTGCTGCTTCCCCCGGCATCGCCGATGCCGCTTCTCCTTGCTCCACCAACGCCGCAATCTCGTTAAGCCCGCTGTCGCCGCTGACCGGAACGCCCCCCCGGCGCACCAGCTTCATGCCGTTGTAATCCGCCGGGTTATGGCTGGCGGTGACCATGATGCCGCCCCCTACCCCTTCCCGGCCGGCGGCATGGTAAACCACCTCGGTGATCACTTGGCCCAGCTCCAGGGTATCCACGCCCCCCCGATTAAGACCGTCAATCAACGCCCGGGCCAGGGAAGGGCCGCTTAGCCGGATATCCCACCCCACCGCCACCGGCCCCGGCGGCGCCACCACCGCCGCGTAGGCCAGGCCGATGCGGCGGGCCAGTTCCTCGTCCAACTCCGAGGGTACCCGCCCCCGGATATCGTAAGCCTTAAAACATGCCAAGCTCATTGCTCTGCCACCGCCAGGGAAAATGTTAACGAAAAAGGATCAACTTAGCCTTTTTTCAAAACCACGGCAAGCACTGCCGGCAGGCAGGCCCCCTTACCCATGGCCACCATGATCGGTTGCTTTTCCGCTTCTCTATTGCCGGCAAATAAAGTAGTATGTGGTGTTACGGTTATCCCCCTCCACCCCTCCACTTCTTTTTTTAAGGTTACCATGACTGATTCGGACATTCTCACGGATATTCTTAGTTTCTCCCAGTTGCCCCTGGCGCCGGCCATTCACCGGGCGGTGGATGAGCTTGGCTTTGAAACCCCCACTCCCATTCAGGCCGAAAGCATTCCGCCGCTGCTGGCCGGGCGCGATCTGCTGGGGCAGGCCCAGACCGGCACCGGCAAGACCGCCGCCTTCTCCCTGCCCCTGCTCAGCCAACTGGAGGTCGACAAAAAATATCCCCAACTGCTGGTGTTGGCCCCCACCCGGGAGCTGGCCCTGCAGGTGGCCGAGGCCATGCAGAGCTTCGCCCGCCACCTGCCCGGCTTCCAGGTGCTGCCGCTGTACGGCGGCCAGAACATGACCCTGCAGTTGCGCCGCCTGCAACGCGGCGCCCAGGTGGTGGTGGGCACCCCGGGTCGTATCCAGGACCACCTGCGCCGGGGCACCCTGAGGCTGGAGCGGCTCAGCGCGGTGGTGGTGGACGAGGCCGACGAGATGCTCAAGATGGGCTTCATCGACGCCGTGGAACAGATCTTGGAGCACGCCCCCAAGGAGCGCCAGGTGGCGCTCTTCTCCGCCACCATGCCGACGGCGGTGCGCAAGATCGCCCACCGGCATTTGAAAAACCCGGTGGAGATCAAAATCAAGCGCACCACCACCAGTATGGCCGCCATCACCCAGCAGTTCTGGGCGGTCAAGGGTTTGCACAAGCTGGACGCCTTGACCCGCCTGCTGGAAGCCGAGGAGTTCGAGGCGGTGCTGGTCTTTGTCCGCACTAAGGTGGCCACCGTGGAACTGGCCGAGAAGCTGGAGGCCCGGGGCTTTGCCGCCGCCGCCTTAAACGGCGACATGACCCAGCAGATGCGGGAAAAGACCATCGAACAGGTTAAAAGCGGCGCCCTGGATATCGTGGTGGCCACCGACGTGGCCGCCCGGGGCCTGGATGTGGCGCGGATCACCCACGTGATCAACTACGATGTGCCCTACGACACCGAATCGTACATCCACCGCATCGGCCGCACCGGCCGGGCCGGGCGGCAGGGCAAGGCGATCATCTTCGTTACCCCGCGGGAGCGGCGGCTGCTGGCGGCCATCGAGCAGGCCAGCGGCCAGAAGATCGCCCCCATCAGCCTGCCCAGCCGCCAGGATATCAGCGACCGGCGGGTCAGCCTCTTCAAGGAAAAGATCAGCGAGGTAATGGCCCAGCAGGAACTGGATTTTTTTGAAGAGTTGATCGACGACTACCAGCAGGAGCAAGACGTCGACCCCCGGCGGATCGCCGCCGCCTTAAGCTGGCTGCTCCAGCAGGAGCGCCCCCTGCAGGCCCCGGCCGAACCGGAGGGCCGAGCGTCATCCCGGGAAGACGATTCCGCCTTGGCCGGCGGCGGCAAAAAATGGGAACGGGAGCCGCAGCGCCGTGAGCATTCCCGGGAACGGGACCAAGAGCGCCAGCACGACCGGAGTCATGATCAGTGGCGGCGCTACCGCATTGAAGTTGGCCGCCAGCACGGAGTGGAGCCGGGCAACATCGTCGGGGCCATCACCAACGAGGCCAACCTCAGCAGTCGCGAGATCGGCGCCATCAAGATTTACGATTTTTTCAGCCTGGTCGATTTGCCCCACGATCTGCCCCAGCCTCTGGTGCGGCACCTGGAAAAGGTCTGGATTCGCAGCCGCCAGCTCTACCTGCGCCCCGACGGCGAGCCTCTGCCCGAGGGCGCCAAGGCAAAGGCCGGCCCCAGTGGCCGGGCGGGCAAACCGCCACGGCCCCGCACCGGAGTCCGCCGCTACCCCCGCACCAATCGCAGCGAACCGCGCAAAGGCGGCAAACGCCGCTGAACGCTGGCGGGCCATTGACACCCATACCCTCCTCCGCTAGAATTATTTCCTAACAGGTATGCCAAGGGAGGCAAGACATGGTCATTGCCTCCCCGCCCACCTACTTAAAGATGGAAATCCCAGGGCAAGTTTTTTCAGCCATGGGGAAGCATGCGTTAGCGGAGAAAAATATGCCATCCGCCCCCCGGCCAGTTACCAACACCGCCGCCGATAAACGCTGGCGGCCGGTGGAGGCCGCCATGCGCCGCAACGGCTACCGCGCCGGCGGTTTAATCGAGGCCCTGCATGCCGTGCAGCGCGCCTACGGCTACATCGATGAAGCCGCCATGCGGGCCATCGGCGCCGCCCTGCAACTGCCGTTGAGCAAGATCTACGGGGTGGTCACCTTTTATCATTTTTTTCACCTCAAACCCAAAGGGCGCCACACCTGCGTGGTCTGCCTGGGCACCGCCTGTTACATCAAGGGCGCCGACCGGTTGCTGCAAACCATCAGCCGCGAACAACAGGTAAGCCCCGGCGAAACCACCGCCGACGGCCGCCTTTCCCTGCTCACCGCCCGCTGCGTGGGTGCCTGCGGCCAGGCCCCGGCGGTGGTGATCGACGATCAGGTGGTGGGCCAGGCCGAGGAGAGCGCTATTCACCGGCAACTGGCAGGGCTAAACAGCGCGGGGCCGGGTAGCGATGAGGAACAGCCATGAACCCGGAAGAACTGCAACGCATTGCCGCCGAGGAACTGCAAGCCAAAAGCGCTGCCAAGCACCGAATCGGGGTCTGCACCGCCAGCGGCTGTCTATCCTGCGGCAGCCGGGAGGTGCTGAAGGCCATCGAGCAAGAGGCGGCGGCCAGGCCCGAGGCAAATTTGCGGATTGAGGGGGTGGGCTGCATGGGGCTTTGCTCACGGGGGCCACTGGTGATGGTGCAATCAGGACCGGTTCCGGCCGAAAATTCCGGAGCCGGCGCGGAAACAGCGTTTCTGTTTAAAGAGCTGACCCCGGCCGATGCCCCGGCCCTGGTCGCTTACCTGGAACAACAAAAAAGTGATCCGCCCACTGTTGCCGCCGGTTCCACCGCTTCTTCTCTGGCGGCCAAAAGATGCGACCTCAGCGCACCGTTTTTCCGCCGCCAGGTCAAGGTGGTGCTGGAGCAGTTTGAAAACATCGACCCGGAACGAATCGAGTCCTACCTGGCCGCCGGCGGCTACCGGGCCCTGCTCGATTGCCTGCACCATCGCCGCCCGGTGGAGATCATCGATGAGATCACCCGCAGTGGCTTGCGGGGCCGCGGCGGCGGCGGCTACCCCGTCGGCCTGAAGTGGTCCACTGTGGCCAAGGCTGGCGCCTTTGTTCCCCAGGCCGGGCGCAGCAGCCGGCAAAGCGCCGGCGCCACCGCGGCGGACCGACCCGACGGCCCGCGCAAGTACGTAATCTGCAACGCCGACGAGGGCGACCCCGGCGCCTTCATGGACCGCAGCGTGCTGGAATGCGCCCCCCACCGGGTGCTGGAAGGGATGGCCATTGCCGCCTACGCGGTGGGAGCCGATTTCGGCTACCTTTATGTAAGGGCCGAATACCCCCTGGCGGTGGAACGGCTGCGCAAGGCCATCGTTCAGGCGGAAAAACGGGGGCTGCTGGGCCGCAACATCGGCGGCAGCGCCTTCAACTTCCAGGTGGAAATCCGCCTGGGGGCCGGGGCCTTTGTCTGCGGCGAGGAAACCGCTCTTCTGGCCTCCATCGAAGGGCGCCGCGGCCAGCCCCGGCCCCGGCCGCCCTACCCCGCCGAGCACGGTCTCTGGGGCTGCCCCACCCTGATCAACAACGTGGAAACCCTGGCCAATGTGGCCGCCATCATCAATCGCGGCGCCGACTGGTTTGCCGCCCTGGGCACCGAAAAAAGCAAGGGCACCAAGGTCTTTGCCCTGGCCGGCAAAATTAAAAACACCGGCCTGATCGAAGTGCCCATGGGCATCAGCATCCATGAGATCGTCCATGAAATGGGCAGCGGGGAGGTGGGCGGCATTAAAGCGGTGCAGACCGGTGGCCCCTCCGGCGGCTGCATTCCGGCGGAACATTTTCACCTGCCGGTGGATTACGAGTCGCTGCAGGCGGAAGGCTCCATCATGGGCTCCGGCGGCATGATCATCATGGATGAGGGGGCCGCCATGGTGGATGTGGCCCGTTTTTTCATGGAGTTTTGCGTCGAAGAATCGTGCGGCAAGTGCGCCCCCTGCCGGGTGGGCACCACCCAGGTGCTGCTGCTGCTGGAAAAGATCGGCCGTGGCGAGGGAACCGCCGCCGACCTGGGGCAACTGGAGGAACTCTGCCACCTGCTGCAACAGACCAGCCTCTGCGGCCTGGGTCAGAGCGCGGCCAACCCGGTGCTCAGCACCCTGCGCTTTTTCCGGCGGGAATATGAGCAGTTGCTGGTCGACAATACCGGAAAGAGCAATGAGACCGATGGCAGCCAAAGCCCACAACAAGGGCCACAAGAGGTAAAAAAATGAGCGGCGGGCGGGTAATCACCCTGCAGATCGACGGACGGGACTGCGGCGCCGATGAAAACCAGACCATCCTGGAAGTGGCGCAGGAAAACGGGATTTTTATTCCCACCCTCTGCCACCTCAACGGCTTGCACCCGGTGGGCGGTTGCCGTATCTGCATGGTTGAGGTGGAGGGCGCCCCCCGGCCGCTGCCGGCCTGCGTCACCCATCCGGCAGAGGGGATGCGGGTGACCACCGACACCCCCGAGCTTCGTCGCCGGCGGCGATTGATCCTGGAACTGATGCTGGCCGAGGGCAATCACGTCTGCGCCGTCTGCGTGGTCAACGGCCACTGCGAGCTGCAGGAACTGGCCCTGCAACTGGGGGTGGATCATCTGGAAATTCCCGCCCTTTACCCCCGGCGGGAAGTGGATGCCTCCCACCCCCGTTTCGGACTGGACCGCAACCGCTGCGTGCTCTGCACCCGCTGCGTGCGGGTCTGCGGCGAGATCGAGGGGGCCCACACCTGGGATGTGATGGGCCGGGGGCTTAAGGCGGCGATCATCAGCGACCTTAACCAGCCCTGGGGCGAGGCGGAAAGTTGCACCGCCTGCGGCAAGTGCGTCCAGGTCTGCCCCACCGGGGCGTTATTTGAAAAGGGCAAGGCGACCGGCGAGATGGTTAAGCGCCATCTGCACCTGCCGCTATTAACCGCCATGCGCAAAGAAGAGGAAGAGAGATGAGCGGCAGGTTGCGAGTAGCCACGGTTTGGTTGGATGGGTGCTCCGGCTGCCACATGTCCTTTCTGGACATGGATGAGCTGCTGCTGGAACTGG
This window encodes:
- a CDS encoding NuoF family protein; protein product: MNPEELQRIAAEELQAKSAAKHRIGVCTASGCLSCGSREVLKAIEQEAAARPEANLRIEGVGCMGLCSRGPLVMVQSGPVPAENSGAGAETAFLFKELTPADAPALVAYLEQQKSDPPTVAAGSTASSLAAKRCDLSAPFFRRQVKVVLEQFENIDPERIESYLAAGGYRALLDCLHHRRPVEIIDEITRSGLRGRGGGGYPVGLKWSTVAKAGAFVPQAGRSSRQSAGATAADRPDGPRKYVICNADEGDPGAFMDRSVLECAPHRVLEGMAIAAYAVGADFGYLYVRAEYPLAVERLRKAIVQAEKRGLLGRNIGGSAFNFQVEIRLGAGAFVCGEETALLASIEGRRGQPRPRPPYPAEHGLWGCPTLINNVETLANVAAIINRGADWFAALGTEKSKGTKVFALAGKIKNTGLIEVPMGISIHEIVHEMGSGEVGGIKAVQTGGPSGGCIPAEHFHLPVDYESLQAEGSIMGSGGMIIMDEGAAMVDVARFFMEFCVEESCGKCAPCRVGTTQVLLLLEKIGRGEGTAADLGQLEELCHLLQQTSLCGLGQSAANPVLSTLRFFRREYEQLLVDNTGKSNETDGSQSPQQGPQEVKK
- a CDS encoding DEAD/DEAH box helicase, yielding MTDSDILTDILSFSQLPLAPAIHRAVDELGFETPTPIQAESIPPLLAGRDLLGQAQTGTGKTAAFSLPLLSQLEVDKKYPQLLVLAPTRELALQVAEAMQSFARHLPGFQVLPLYGGQNMTLQLRRLQRGAQVVVGTPGRIQDHLRRGTLRLERLSAVVVDEADEMLKMGFIDAVEQILEHAPKERQVALFSATMPTAVRKIAHRHLKNPVEIKIKRTTTSMAAITQQFWAVKGLHKLDALTRLLEAEEFEAVLVFVRTKVATVELAEKLEARGFAAAALNGDMTQQMREKTIEQVKSGALDIVVATDVAARGLDVARITHVINYDVPYDTESYIHRIGRTGRAGRQGKAIIFVTPRERRLLAAIEQASGQKIAPISLPSRQDISDRRVSLFKEKISEVMAQQELDFFEELIDDYQQEQDVDPRRIAAALSWLLQQERPLQAPAEPEGRASSREDDSALAGGGKKWEREPQRREHSRERDQERQHDRSHDQWRRYRIEVGRQHGVEPGNIVGAITNEANLSSREIGAIKIYDFFSLVDLPHDLPQPLVRHLEKVWIRSRQLYLRPDGEPLPEGAKAKAGPSGRAGKPPRPRTGVRRYPRTNRSEPRKGGKRR
- a CDS encoding NAD(P)H-dependent oxidoreductase subunit E, whose amino-acid sequence is MPSAPRPVTNTAADKRWRPVEAAMRRNGYRAGGLIEALHAVQRAYGYIDEAAMRAIGAALQLPLSKIYGVVTFYHFFHLKPKGRHTCVVCLGTACYIKGADRLLQTISREQQVSPGETTADGRLSLLTARCVGACGQAPAVVIDDQVVGQAEESAIHRQLAGLNSAGPGSDEEQP
- a CDS encoding phosphomannomutase, which encodes MKLVRRGGVPVSGDSGLNEIAALVEQGEAASAMPGEAAPVSQPGRNRPWEVTADYVARLLELVRVDRLKPLHLLVNAGNGAAGPIFDAIAARLPLQVSRINHQPDGTFPNGVPNPLLPTNREATAEAVRRHGADLGVAWDGDGDRCFFFDEQGNFIEGYYLVGLLAAQILRHSPGAKIIHDPRLYWNTVELVEQAGGVPVASKTGHAFIKERMRAENAVYGGEMSAHHYFRDFAYCDSGMLPWLLVVEQLSSTDRPLSALVAERINRYPCSGELNFRLADPAAARAAVTQYYREFGPAEDYTDGLSMDFGAWRFNLRSSNTEPLLRLNVETRGDAALLQEQVARLQALILSAGEKQC
- a CDS encoding mannose-1-phosphate guanylyltransferase/mannose-6-phosphate isomerase; this encodes MLIPVILSGGSGTRLWPLSRELYPKQLLPLAGELTMLQETVRRLDGIDGPGEPLPLAPPLVICNEEHRFLVAEQLRRIGVEQATILLEPVGRNTAPAVTLAALSAEAEDILLVMPADHVIKDQLALQAAIRQGLAPAKAGRLVTFGIVPAAAETGYGYIKKGEAAGDAFAIEQFVEKPDAATARRYLASGEYLWNSGMFLFSARTWLARLEEQAPEMLAACRRAWAAGSRDHDFFRVGKEDFAACPADSIDYAVMEKAGEQAVVIPLAAGWSDVGSWSALWEVQPHDEQGNACQGDVMLYQSANSYFYAQERLLVGIGVENLVVVETADTVLVAHKDRVQEVKQIVGELKARNRCEHLTHRRVYRPWGSYEGIDRGERYQVKRITVNPGASLSLQMHHHRAEHWVVVRGTARITRGEEVMLVGENQSTYIPLGTPHRLENPGNIPVEMIEVQSGSYLGEDDIVRFEDNYGRL
- the hoxU gene encoding bidirectional hydrogenase complex protein HoxU — encoded protein: MSGGRVITLQIDGRDCGADENQTILEVAQENGIFIPTLCHLNGLHPVGGCRICMVEVEGAPRPLPACVTHPAEGMRVTTDTPELRRRRRLILELMLAEGNHVCAVCVVNGHCELQELALQLGVDHLEIPALYPRREVDASHPRFGLDRNRCVLCTRCVRVCGEIEGAHTWDVMGRGLKAAIISDLNQPWGEAESCTACGKCVQVCPTGALFEKGKATGEMVKRHLHLPLLTAMRKEEEER